A DNA window from Amycolatopsis sp. DSM 110486 contains the following coding sequences:
- the rpmH gene encoding 50S ribosomal protein L34 has translation MSKGKRTFQPNNRRRARTHGFRLRMRTRAGRAILGARRRKGRGALSA, from the coding sequence GTGAGCAAGGGTAAGCGCACCTTCCAGCCGAACAACCGCCGACGCGCGCGGACCCACGGTTTCCGCCTCCGCATGCGGACCCGTGCCGGCCGGGCCATCTTGGGGGCTCGTCGTCGCAAGGGCCGCGGCGCGCTGTCCGCCTGA
- a CDS encoding ParA family protein, translated as MNPRPSDPASTGHDLGWTPIAEEAVRAASVLHPKEGMLPRPTHRRVLTVANQKGGVGKTTSTVNLAAALAVHGLKTLVIDLDPQGNASTALDIDHRSGTPSIYEVLIGEVSLAEAAAVSEQSANLFCVPATIDLAGAEIELVSMASRETRLKEALSSEVLDQIGVDYVFIDCPPSLGLLTVNAMVAAQEVLIPIQCEYYALEGLGQLLSNIELVQQHLNRELRVSTILLTMYDGRTKLADQVTNEVRNHFGDTVLKTVIPRSVKVSEAPGYGQTVLSYDPGSRGAMSYLDAAKEIAERGATEGRSSTA; from the coding sequence GTGAATCCCCGCCCGTCCGACCCTGCGAGCACCGGCCACGACTTGGGCTGGACGCCGATCGCCGAAGAAGCCGTCCGCGCCGCGAGCGTCCTGCACCCGAAGGAGGGCATGCTCCCCCGCCCGACCCATCGCCGGGTGCTGACGGTCGCCAACCAGAAGGGCGGCGTCGGCAAGACAACGAGCACCGTCAACCTGGCCGCCGCACTTGCCGTGCACGGGCTGAAGACTTTGGTGATCGACCTGGACCCCCAGGGCAACGCCAGCACCGCGCTCGACATCGACCACCGCTCGGGCACGCCGTCGATCTACGAGGTGCTCATCGGCGAGGTGTCGCTCGCTGAGGCGGCCGCCGTCAGCGAGCAGTCGGCGAACCTGTTCTGCGTCCCCGCGACGATCGACCTCGCCGGTGCGGAGATCGAGCTCGTCTCCATGGCCAGCCGCGAGACGCGGCTCAAGGAGGCGCTCTCGTCCGAGGTCCTCGATCAGATCGGCGTCGACTACGTCTTCATCGACTGCCCGCCGTCGCTCGGCCTTCTCACCGTCAACGCGATGGTGGCCGCGCAGGAGGTGCTCATCCCGATCCAGTGCGAGTACTACGCGCTGGAAGGTCTGGGGCAGCTGCTGAGCAACATCGAGCTCGTGCAGCAGCACCTCAACCGCGAGCTTCGCGTCTCCACGATCCTGCTGACGATGTACGACGGCCGCACCAAGCTCGCCGACCAGGTCACGAACGAGGTCCGCAACCACTTCGGCGACACTGTCCTGAAGACCGTCATCCCGCGCAGTGTGAAGGTCTCGGAGGCGCCTGGCTACGGTCAGACCGTGCTCTCCTACGACCCCGGTTCACGCGGCGCCATGAGCTACCTCGACGCCGCCAAGGAGATCGCGGAGCGTGGCGCGACCGAAGGAAGGAGCAGTACCGCATGA
- a CDS encoding SRPBCC domain-containing protein, whose protein sequence is MSASRTIEASVEDVYNAVAEPTAREEWLDGDQLSTRTMQRNRSARFEWGDGATRVNVGFVDKGTKTQIALTHERIVDEETTNDFKAYWRDSLTKLKKQLESS, encoded by the coding sequence GTGAGTGCGAGCCGGACGATCGAGGCGAGCGTCGAGGATGTGTACAACGCCGTGGCCGAACCGACCGCGAGGGAAGAGTGGCTCGACGGCGATCAGCTCAGCACCAGAACGATGCAACGGAACAGGTCGGCGCGGTTCGAGTGGGGCGACGGGGCTACGCGGGTCAACGTCGGGTTTGTCGACAAAGGTACGAAGACTCAGATCGCCCTGACGCACGAGCGCATTGTCGACGAAGAGACAACCAACGACTTCAAGGCCTACTGGCGCGACAGCCTCACCAAGCTCAAGAAGCAGCTCGAGAGCAGCTGA
- a CDS encoding PLP-dependent aminotransferase family protein, with translation MTENRPVKPQAGRHNLDPHLDRYAARTAGMTASEIRALFAVASRPEVVSLAGGMPNLAALPLDTLSAQVAEIIADEGLVALQYGSAHGIPTLRDQICEIMALEGIKAHPDDVVITVGSQMGLDMVTRLFCDPGDIVIAEGPSYVGALGSFAAYQAKVVHVAMDDQGLVPDGLREALRQAEKTGRRVKFLYTIPNFHNPAGVTLAVERRAEIVEICREHGVLIVEDNPYGLLGFDGQTYPALRSIDPDNVVYLGSFSKTFASGLRVGWVLAPHAVREKLVLAAESATLCPPTFNQMIVSRYLATHDWMGQIKKFRENYRERRDAMISALNQYLPPGCSWTMPEGGFYVWVTVPEGVDTKAMLPRAVTARVAYASGTGFYADGYGSRQMRLSYCYPTPERIREGVRRLAAVLESEMDLSRTFGSVKARTISGPETPSPDTV, from the coding sequence ATGACCGAGAACCGCCCCGTCAAGCCGCAAGCCGGCCGCCACAATCTCGACCCTCACCTCGACCGGTACGCAGCGCGCACCGCCGGGATGACCGCTTCGGAGATCCGGGCCCTCTTCGCGGTGGCGAGCCGGCCCGAGGTCGTGTCGCTGGCCGGCGGCATGCCGAACCTCGCCGCGCTGCCGCTGGACACGCTGTCGGCGCAGGTGGCGGAGATCATCGCCGACGAGGGTCTTGTGGCACTGCAGTACGGGTCGGCCCACGGCATCCCCACGCTGCGCGACCAGATCTGCGAAATCATGGCTCTCGAGGGCATCAAGGCGCACCCGGACGACGTCGTCATCACCGTCGGTTCGCAAATGGGCCTCGACATGGTCACTCGCCTGTTCTGCGACCCCGGTGACATCGTGATCGCCGAAGGCCCTTCGTACGTCGGCGCGCTCGGCTCGTTCGCGGCGTACCAGGCGAAGGTCGTGCACGTCGCGATGGACGACCAAGGGCTCGTGCCCGACGGGCTGCGCGAGGCGCTGCGGCAGGCCGAGAAGACGGGCCGGCGCGTCAAGTTCCTTTACACCATCCCGAATTTCCACAACCCCGCCGGCGTCACACTCGCTGTGGAACGTCGTGCGGAGATCGTGGAGATCTGCCGCGAGCACGGTGTGCTGATCGTCGAGGACAACCCGTACGGGCTGCTCGGCTTCGACGGCCAGACCTACCCGGCGCTGCGCTCGATCGACCCCGACAACGTGGTGTACCTCGGCTCGTTCTCGAAGACGTTCGCCTCCGGCCTGCGCGTCGGCTGGGTGCTCGCGCCGCACGCCGTGCGTGAAAAGCTTGTGCTGGCAGCGGAATCAGCGACGCTGTGCCCGCCCACGTTCAACCAGATGATCGTCTCGCGCTACCTCGCGACGCACGATTGGATGGGCCAGATCAAGAAGTTCCGCGAGAACTACCGCGAGCGCCGCGACGCGATGATCTCGGCGCTGAACCAGTACCTGCCGCCGGGCTGCTCGTGGACGATGCCCGAAGGCGGCTTCTACGTCTGGGTCACCGTGCCGGAAGGTGTTGACACCAAAGCGATGTTGCCGCGTGCGGTCACCGCGCGCGTGGCGTACGCGTCGGGTACCGGCTTCTACGCCGACGGTTACGGCTCGCGCCAGATGCGCCTGTCGTACTGCTACCCGACGCCCGAACGGATCCGCGAAGGCGTGCGCCGGCTCGCGGCGGTGCTGGAGTCCGAAATGGATCTCAGCCGCACCTTCGGTAGCGTGAAGGCACGCACCATCTCGGGGCCCGAAACCCCGTCGCCGGACACGGTCTGA
- the rnpA gene encoding ribonuclease P protein component, protein MLPAAARLRRSEDFRVVLRRGSRAGRRRLVVHALTTDPSAAAPDAARAGFVVSKAVGNSVVRHRVTRQLRHLVSARLGTLPPGSSLVVRALPPAASASSAELGADLDAALRRLGLTSSRRAAGEDAPRQPRQQDAAPDHGSAV, encoded by the coding sequence GTGCTGCCCGCAGCCGCACGTCTACGGCGGAGTGAAGACTTCCGGGTCGTTCTCCGCCGGGGCTCCAGGGCAGGCAGGCGTCGCCTCGTCGTCCACGCGTTGACCACGGACCCGTCCGCGGCCGCACCCGATGCGGCCAGGGCGGGTTTTGTGGTGAGCAAGGCCGTCGGGAACTCGGTGGTCCGCCATCGAGTGACCCGGCAACTGCGTCATCTCGTTTCGGCCCGACTCGGAACACTGCCCCCGGGCAGCTCGTTGGTCGTACGGGCATTACCTCCGGCGGCGTCCGCTTCGAGCGCGGAGCTCGGCGCCGATCTCGACGCGGCGTTGCGCCGGCTCGGACTCACCTCGTCCCGCCGCGCCGCCGGGGAAGATGCTCCCCGGCAACCGCGTCAGCAGGACGCGGCCCCCGACCACGGATCAGCGGTGTAA
- a CDS encoding DinB family protein, whose protein sequence is MIPPRLAPLLSQFVFAYERLVDRLDGPAVDSGDGTPVSVEPMTDDELRWEPTPDCWSVRRRSDGPGPRATFLAGRGEWGRDSAPHPHPSPAPVTTIAWRLSHLSEMLIQRADHTSGSHTLTRDDYVDTGDAATATAAFQTGAAAWRKALLSVDDAALDTVGLCTYPHGSDPDEPFLEIVWWVNQEVLHHGAEIALLRDLYRAR, encoded by the coding sequence GTGATCCCTCCGCGCTTGGCTCCGCTACTGAGTCAGTTCGTCTTCGCGTACGAGCGACTCGTCGATCGGCTCGACGGGCCGGCGGTCGACAGCGGCGACGGAACCCCCGTCTCCGTCGAACCGATGACCGACGACGAGCTCCGGTGGGAGCCGACGCCGGACTGTTGGTCGGTGCGGCGGCGCTCCGACGGGCCGGGGCCGCGCGCGACGTTCCTCGCCGGCCGCGGCGAGTGGGGCCGCGACTCGGCTCCCCACCCCCACCCGTCGCCGGCGCCCGTCACGACGATCGCGTGGCGGCTGAGCCACCTGAGCGAAATGCTGATCCAGCGCGCCGACCACACGTCAGGCAGCCACACGCTGACCCGCGACGACTACGTGGACACCGGCGACGCCGCAACCGCGACCGCCGCGTTCCAAACCGGCGCAGCTGCGTGGCGGAAAGCTTTGCTGAGCGTCGACGACGCAGCACTCGACACCGTGGGCCTGTGCACCTATCCCCACGGCAGCGATCCCGACGAGCCGTTCCTCGAGATCGTGTGGTGGGTCAACCAGGAAGTGCTGCACCACGGCGCCGAAATCGCGTTGCTGCGCGACCTCTACCGAGCGCGGTGA
- a CDS encoding ParB/RepB/Spo0J family partition protein, producing the protein MTERRGGLGRGLAALIPTGPATTAGPAPSAVEGGTSADKAAREEKGWFAANGAATPVSGEVAGAVYREIPVSAVKPNPKQPRQFFDEEALAELEHSIREFGLMQPIVVRELGDGEYELVMGERRLRASQQAELEAIPAIVRQTADESMLRDALLENIHRVQLNPLEEAAAYQQLLDEFAVTHEELASRIGRSRPVITNTIRLLKLPLAVQRRVAAGVLSAGHARALLSLEDPESQEELAARIVAEGMSVRATEEAVTLKKNEKPAKPKAAPRKPIQAPGLQELANRLSDRFDTRVKVDLGRRKGRIVLEFGSVDDLERIVSLIDANSNEKTANRTEETD; encoded by the coding sequence ATGACTGAGCGCAGAGGAGGGCTGGGGCGAGGGCTCGCGGCCTTGATCCCGACCGGGCCGGCCACCACGGCCGGCCCGGCGCCCTCCGCCGTCGAAGGTGGCACGTCCGCGGACAAGGCGGCGCGTGAGGAGAAGGGCTGGTTCGCGGCCAACGGCGCGGCGACTCCCGTCAGCGGTGAGGTCGCCGGCGCGGTCTACCGGGAGATCCCGGTCAGCGCCGTCAAGCCGAACCCGAAGCAGCCCCGCCAGTTCTTCGACGAAGAAGCGCTCGCCGAACTCGAACATTCCATCCGCGAGTTCGGGCTCATGCAGCCCATCGTCGTCCGCGAATTGGGCGACGGCGAGTACGAGCTCGTCATGGGCGAGCGGCGCCTGCGGGCGTCGCAGCAGGCGGAGCTCGAGGCGATCCCCGCGATCGTCCGGCAGACCGCCGACGAGTCCATGCTCCGCGACGCGCTGCTGGAGAACATCCACCGCGTCCAGCTGAACCCGCTCGAAGAGGCGGCCGCGTACCAGCAGCTGCTCGACGAGTTCGCGGTCACGCACGAAGAGCTCGCCAGCCGCATCGGCCGCAGCCGTCCCGTCATCACCAACACGATCCGCCTCCTCAAACTGCCGCTGGCCGTGCAGCGCCGCGTAGCCGCGGGCGTGCTTTCGGCCGGGCACGCGCGGGCGTTGCTGTCGCTTGAAGATCCGGAGAGCCAGGAAGAGCTGGCGGCTCGGATCGTCGCGGAGGGCATGTCGGTGCGCGCCACCGAGGAAGCCGTCACGCTGAAGAAGAACGAAAAGCCGGCGAAGCCGAAGGCCGCTCCCCGCAAGCCGATTCAGGCACCAGGCCTGCAGGAGTTGGCCAACCGCCTCTCCGATCGCTTCGACACCCGCGTGAAGGTCGACCTCGGTCGCCGCAAGGGCCGCATCGTTCTCGAGTTCGGCTCGGTCGACGACCTTGAACGCATCGTCTCGCTCATCGACGCGAACTCGAACGAAAAAACGGCGAATCGGACAGAGGAAACCGACTAG
- a CDS encoding GNAT family N-acetyltransferase — MSRRVVGVTLDNLEDLPKSCRRCVYWELAPHLKAQAEEFGSTEVEKEAWVSSVLLEWGSCGRIVYSDTLPVGFVLYAPPNAVPRSLAFPTSPPSADAVLLTAFQVLPEFRGGGLGRMLVQAVAKDLTKRGVRAIEAFGDAVPDELDPMGQHTCVLPAAFLQSVGFKTVRPHSKWPRLRLELRSAITWKEDVEAALERLLGQVTITTAEPSLGRA, encoded by the coding sequence GTGTCGCGTCGCGTGGTGGGCGTCACACTCGACAACCTCGAAGACCTGCCCAAGAGCTGCCGCCGGTGCGTCTACTGGGAGCTCGCGCCGCATCTCAAGGCCCAGGCGGAGGAGTTCGGCTCCACCGAGGTCGAGAAGGAAGCCTGGGTCTCCAGCGTGCTGCTGGAGTGGGGCTCCTGCGGCCGCATCGTCTACAGCGACACGCTGCCGGTCGGCTTCGTGCTGTACGCGCCGCCGAACGCCGTGCCGCGCTCCCTGGCCTTCCCCACGTCGCCGCCCAGCGCCGACGCCGTGCTGCTCACCGCGTTCCAGGTCCTGCCGGAGTTCCGCGGCGGCGGCCTCGGCCGGATGCTCGTGCAGGCCGTGGCGAAGGACCTGACCAAACGCGGCGTCCGCGCCATCGAGGCTTTCGGCGACGCCGTGCCCGACGAGCTCGACCCGATGGGCCAGCACACGTGCGTGCTGCCGGCGGCTTTCCTGCAGAGCGTCGGCTTCAAGACGGTGCGGCCGCACTCGAAGTGGCCGCGGCTGCGGCTGGAGCTGCGTTCGGCGATCACCTGGAAGGAAGACGTCGAGGCGGCGTTGGAGCGGCTGCTCGGCCAGGTGACGATCACGACCGCGGAGCCGAGTCTCGGGCGGGCTTGA
- a CDS encoding R3H domain-containing nucleic acid-binding protein, giving the protein MSETVDTIDADQDEETTASAAPAAGAPAEAADEKQGGDDLLVQEGDIAGDYLERLLDLLDYDGDIDLDVEAGRAIISIDGGEDLEKLVGPRGTVLEALQELTRLAVQQETGSRSRLMLDIAGWRADRREELRELGRSTAESVLSSGERVRLQPMSPFERKVVHDAVATVDGVTSESEGEDPKRRVVIFPEG; this is encoded by the coding sequence ATGTCGGAGACGGTCGACACGATCGACGCCGATCAGGACGAAGAGACCACGGCCTCGGCCGCACCCGCCGCGGGTGCCCCCGCCGAGGCCGCCGACGAGAAGCAGGGCGGCGACGACCTGCTCGTGCAGGAAGGCGACATCGCCGGCGACTACCTCGAGCGCCTGCTCGACCTGCTCGACTACGACGGCGACATCGACCTCGACGTCGAAGCCGGCCGCGCCATCATCAGCATCGACGGCGGCGAGGACCTCGAAAAGCTCGTCGGCCCCCGCGGCACCGTGCTCGAGGCCCTGCAGGAACTCACCCGCCTCGCCGTCCAGCAGGAGACGGGCTCCCGCAGCCGCCTCATGCTCGACATCGCCGGCTGGCGCGCCGACCGCCGCGAAGAGCTCCGCGAACTCGGCCGCTCCACCGCCGAGTCCGTCCTGTCCAGCGGCGAGCGCGTCCGCTTGCAGCCCATGAGCCCCTTCGAACGCAAAGTCGTGCACGACGCGGTGGCCACCGTGGACGGCGTCACGAGCGAAAGCGAGGGCGAAGACCCGAAGCGCCGCGTGGTGATCTTCCCGGAGGGCTGA
- a CDS encoding N-acetylmuramoyl-L-alanine amidase, with protein MRVLRRGDAGPDVAEIRSILAGMDLLPPVAGTEQYGTFDAAVEHAVRAFQQRRGLITDGVVGPATFQAMKGASFHLGSRPLQYMLSSPVQGDDVFALQERLTELGFDAGRPDGYFGPQTERALRTFQRDMRLEPDGICGPATIRELHRLSSPRARGGRPVFLREQEQVRQAGPRLRGKRIVIDPGHGGEDLGVVAGGLREADIAWDLARRLEGRMQATGMEALISRGPNHSPTDFERARFANDAGADLFLSLHSDSNPSPRAQGIASFHFGTGNGTTSTVGELLAGFIQREVVARTGLRDCRTHYKTWEIFTRTRCPAVRVEIGYLTNPDDSRKLGDPAFRDIVAEGILIAVKRLYLLGEGDQPTGTFTFADVLAHELAKAE; from the coding sequence GCGGTGACGCCGGTCCGGACGTCGCCGAGATCAGGTCGATCCTTGCCGGGATGGACCTGCTCCCGCCGGTGGCGGGGACCGAGCAGTACGGCACCTTCGACGCCGCCGTCGAGCACGCCGTACGGGCCTTCCAGCAGCGTCGTGGGCTGATCACCGATGGGGTGGTCGGCCCCGCCACGTTCCAGGCGATGAAGGGCGCGAGCTTCCACCTGGGGAGCCGTCCGCTGCAGTACATGCTGTCCTCACCCGTCCAGGGCGACGACGTGTTCGCGCTGCAGGAGCGCCTCACCGAGCTCGGCTTCGACGCCGGCCGCCCCGACGGGTATTTCGGCCCCCAGACCGAACGCGCCCTGCGCACCTTCCAGCGCGACATGCGCCTCGAACCCGACGGCATCTGCGGCCCGGCCACCATCCGCGAGCTGCACCGGCTTTCGTCGCCCCGCGCCCGCGGTGGCCGCCCCGTCTTCCTGCGCGAACAGGAACAGGTCCGCCAGGCCGGCCCCCGCCTGCGCGGCAAGCGCATCGTCATCGACCCCGGCCACGGCGGCGAAGACCTCGGCGTGGTCGCCGGCGGCCTCCGCGAAGCCGACATCGCCTGGGACCTCGCCCGGCGGCTGGAAGGCCGCATGCAGGCCACCGGCATGGAAGCCCTGATCTCGCGCGGCCCCAACCACAGCCCCACGGACTTCGAACGCGCCCGCTTCGCCAACGACGCCGGCGCGGACCTGTTCCTGTCGCTCCACAGCGACAGCAACCCCAGCCCCCGCGCCCAGGGCATCGCCAGCTTCCACTTCGGCACCGGCAACGGCACCACGTCCACCGTCGGCGAACTCCTCGCGGGCTTCATCCAGCGCGAGGTCGTGGCCCGCACCGGCCTCCGCGACTGCCGTACCCACTACAAAACGTGGGAAATCTTCACCCGCACGCGCTGCCCCGCCGTCCGCGTGGAGATCGGCTACCTCACCAACCCGGACGACAGCCGCAAACTCGGCGACCCCGCCTTCCGCGACATCGTCGCCGAGGGCATCCTCATCGCCGTCAAGCGCCTGTACCTGCTGGGTGAAGGCGACCAGCCCACGGGCACCTTCACCTTCGCCGACGTGCTGGCGCACGAGCTGGCCAAGGCTGAGTAA
- the yidC gene encoding membrane protein insertase YidC codes for MLDFIYYPVSFILWCWHKVFGFAFGEASAISWILAIIFLTFTVRGIMFKPFVNQVRSMKKMQDFAPEMKKLQKKYANDKQRQAQEMQKLQREHGVNPLGSCLPMILQIPVFIGLNHVLRAFTILPPGGGVKTENYFFNQHDVQSYVTAKLFGVNLGEAVYNGVGVVSGSVAAPGFHWNVLPVALPLMIIASIATHLTARHSVARQNAASATSQTAIMNKLTMYIFPLGVLVFGALFPLGLLFYWLANNGWTLMQQRLVYTRIDKEEAARKAEAAEKRASLGPKPGQKPTAPKVGQKPVQQKKNNPSGNGDQQGKVSKAGSAHGFAQTKSPSSSGGVESKKNASAEAASQSTPSEPDTDATPSKPAQQPAQNGSNKENGTGVPGLLKDSTRKSGRKRR; via the coding sequence GTGCTCGATTTCATCTACTACCCCGTGTCCTTCATCTTGTGGTGTTGGCACAAGGTATTCGGGTTCGCGTTCGGGGAAGCATCGGCGATTTCCTGGATCCTCGCGATCATCTTCCTGACGTTCACGGTCCGCGGCATCATGTTCAAGCCGTTCGTGAACCAGGTCCGGTCGATGAAGAAGATGCAAGACTTCGCGCCGGAGATGAAGAAGCTCCAGAAGAAGTACGCGAACGACAAGCAGCGCCAGGCGCAGGAGATGCAGAAGCTCCAGCGCGAGCATGGCGTCAACCCGCTGGGCAGCTGCCTGCCGATGATTCTTCAGATCCCGGTGTTCATCGGTCTGAACCACGTGCTGCGCGCGTTCACGATCCTGCCGCCCGGCGGTGGCGTGAAGACGGAGAACTACTTCTTCAACCAGCACGATGTCCAGTCGTACGTCACCGCGAAGCTCTTCGGCGTCAACCTGGGTGAAGCGGTCTACAACGGCGTCGGCGTGGTCAGCGGCAGTGTCGCGGCTCCCGGGTTCCACTGGAACGTGCTCCCGGTCGCGCTGCCCCTGATGATCATCGCGTCGATCGCCACGCACCTCACCGCGCGGCACTCCGTGGCCCGGCAGAACGCCGCGTCGGCCACCTCGCAGACCGCGATCATGAACAAGCTGACGATGTACATCTTCCCGCTCGGCGTGCTCGTGTTCGGTGCCCTGTTCCCGCTCGGCCTGCTCTTCTACTGGCTGGCGAACAACGGCTGGACGCTGATGCAGCAGCGGCTCGTGTACACGCGCATCGACAAGGAAGAGGCCGCGCGCAAGGCGGAGGCCGCGGAGAAGCGAGCGTCGCTCGGGCCGAAGCCCGGGCAGAAGCCGACGGCTCCGAAGGTCGGGCAGAAGCCTGTGCAGCAGAAGAAGAACAACCCGTCCGGCAACGGTGACCAGCAGGGCAAGGTGAGCAAGGCGGGTTCGGCGCACGGTTTCGCGCAGACGAAGTCCCCGTCTTCCTCGGGTGGCGTGGAGAGCAAGAAGAACGCCTCGGCCGAGGCTGCCTCGCAGTCCACGCCGTCCGAGCCGGACACCGATGCGACCCCGTCGAAGCCTGCGCAGCAGCCGGCCCAGAACGGATCGAACAAGGAGAACGGAACCGGGGTTCCGGGGCTCCTCAAGGACTCGACCAGGAAGTCGGGCCGGAAGCGTCGCTGA
- a CDS encoding D-alanine--D-alanine ligase, with amino-acid sequence MVDRTVAVLAGGLSHERDVSLRSGRRLSAALRSEGLTVEEWDTDAGLIERLRTQRPDAVVVALHGGEGENGSVQTVLEMLGVPFVGTSSQGCRRAWDKPTAKAFVQQAGFSTPDWIVLPHSTFRELGAQSVLDAMVERLGLPMILKPDQGGSALGTQVVREASELPAAMVGCFAYGDTVLAERFIDGVEVAVTVVEGEHGAEALPAVEIVPESGVYDYTARYTAGLTDFFTPARISEDAAKAVGELAVAAHRWLGLRDISRTDAVITADGTVQFLEVNLSPGLTETSTVPMAVEAAGKSLGSVFADLVARAVAR; translated from the coding sequence GTGGTCGACCGTACCGTTGCCGTGCTCGCAGGCGGGCTTTCCCACGAACGCGACGTCTCCCTCCGTTCGGGCCGCCGGCTTTCGGCCGCGCTGCGCTCCGAGGGGCTCACAGTGGAGGAGTGGGACACCGACGCCGGGCTGATCGAGCGCCTGCGTACGCAGCGTCCTGACGCGGTTGTCGTCGCGCTGCACGGCGGTGAAGGTGAGAACGGCTCCGTGCAGACGGTGCTGGAAATGCTCGGCGTGCCCTTCGTCGGCACGAGTTCGCAGGGCTGCCGTCGCGCGTGGGACAAGCCGACCGCGAAGGCGTTCGTACAGCAGGCCGGTTTCTCGACGCCGGACTGGATTGTGTTGCCCCACAGCACTTTCCGTGAACTCGGCGCGCAGTCGGTGCTCGACGCGATGGTGGAGCGCCTCGGACTGCCGATGATCCTCAAGCCGGACCAGGGTGGCTCGGCGCTCGGCACGCAGGTCGTGCGCGAGGCGTCGGAACTGCCCGCGGCGATGGTCGGCTGCTTCGCATACGGCGACACCGTGCTGGCGGAACGCTTCATCGACGGGGTCGAGGTGGCCGTGACCGTCGTCGAAGGTGAGCACGGCGCCGAGGCGCTGCCGGCCGTCGAGATCGTGCCGGAGAGCGGCGTCTACGACTACACCGCCCGCTACACGGCCGGTCTCACCGACTTCTTCACGCCGGCGCGCATTTCCGAAGACGCGGCGAAGGCCGTCGGCGAGCTTGCCGTGGCGGCGCACCGCTGGCTCGGCTTGCGCGACATCTCGCGCACCGACGCCGTGATCACCGCCGACGGCACGGTGCAGTTCCTCGAGGTGAACCTGTCGCCGGGTCTCACCGAGACGTCGACGGTGCCGATGGCCGTCGAGGCGGCGGGGAAGTCGCTCGGGTCGGTGTTCGCGGATCTCGTGGCACGGGCCGTCGCCCGCTGA
- the yidD gene encoding membrane protein insertion efficiency factor YidD, producing the protein MQATPEHTHGGTDVTGETAPRRPGPVAWVLLLPIKFYRKAISPFLPPACRFYPSCSAYAVEALTRHGAGRGSYLALRRLGRCGPWTPPGRDPVPEKFSWRHHLPETPIEE; encoded by the coding sequence ATGCAAGCCACTCCCGAGCACACCCACGGCGGCACCGACGTCACCGGGGAGACGGCCCCGCGCCGCCCCGGGCCGGTCGCGTGGGTGCTGCTCCTCCCCATCAAGTTCTATCGCAAGGCGATCTCGCCTTTCCTGCCGCCGGCCTGCCGCTTCTACCCGAGCTGCAGCGCGTACGCAGTCGAAGCCCTGACCCGGCACGGTGCCGGCCGCGGCTCCTACCTCGCGCTGCGCCGGCTGGGGCGGTGCGGCCCGTGGACACCGCCGGGCCGCGATCCGGTACCCGAGAAGTTCTCGTGGCGCCACCACCTGCCTGAAACACCGATCGAGGAGTAG
- the rsmG gene encoding 16S rRNA (guanine(527)-N(7))-methyltransferase RsmG gives MSLDGATAMVRTAAAEVFGERVDRAAGYVELLATHGVERGLIGPREVERLWERHVLNSAVIGEQIPDGARVVDVGSGAGLPGVPLAIARPDLAIVLLEPMARRVDWLAEVAEKLELPITIVRGRAEERSVREQLGGADVVTARAVAPLARLAGWCLPLVRPEGRLVALKGASAGEEIERDRVAVRKAGGADPELAECGKAVLEVPSTVVMIRRLPPKPSRPRGRRS, from the coding sequence GTGAGCTTGGACGGCGCCACCGCGATGGTGCGGACCGCGGCGGCGGAGGTGTTCGGCGAGCGGGTGGACCGGGCGGCTGGGTACGTGGAGTTGCTGGCTACGCATGGGGTCGAGCGGGGGCTGATCGGGCCGCGTGAGGTGGAGCGGTTGTGGGAGCGCCACGTGCTGAACTCGGCTGTGATCGGGGAGCAGATTCCCGACGGGGCGCGCGTGGTGGACGTCGGGTCGGGGGCTGGGCTTCCGGGTGTGCCGCTGGCGATCGCTCGACCGGACCTCGCTATCGTTCTCCTCGAACCCATGGCCCGCCGGGTCGACTGGCTGGCCGAGGTCGCCGAGAAGCTGGAACTCCCGATCACCATCGTGCGTGGACGCGCCGAGGAGCGGTCTGTGCGTGAGCAGCTGGGTGGTGCTGACGTCGTCACCGCTCGCGCTGTTGCTCCTCTCGCTCGCCTCGCGGGTTGGTGTCTTCCGCTGGTTCGCCCCGAAGGTCGTCTGGTCGCGCTCAAGGGGGCCAGCGCGGGAGAGGAAATCGAGCGGGACCGCGTGGCTGTGCGGAAGGCCGGCGGTGCCGATCCAGAACTCGCCGAGTGTGGGAAGGCAGTGCTCGAGGTCCCCAGCACGGTCGTGATGATCCGCCGCCTGCCACCGAAGCCGTCACGGCCACGCGGCAGGCGGAGCTAA